A stretch of Plesiomonas shigelloides DNA encodes these proteins:
- the rpmE gene encoding 50S ribosomal protein L31, which produces MKQGIHPEYKEITATCSCGNVIKIGSTGHDLNLDVCGKCHPFYTGKQREVSTGGRVDRFNKRFGALASK; this is translated from the coding sequence ATGAAACAAGGTATCCACCCAGAATACAAAGAAATTACTGCAACTTGCTCTTGCGGTAACGTAATCAAAATCGGTTCTACCGGTCACGACCTGAACCTGGACGTGTGCGGCAAATGCCACCCGTTCTACACTGGTAAGCAGCGTGAAGTGTCTACCGGCGGCCGTGTTGACCGTTTCAACAAGCGTTTCGGCGCACTGGCTTCCAAGTAA
- the ftsN gene encoding cell division protein FtsN: MLNLPVNPSDLILTVAQRDYVSRGKRSAPARTRRNNKKARKPLPVMAIGLAVLLIAGLAGGLYYLKHRSAEQAQALQQQPHKNGLPVKPEERWSYIKELENKEVVVTDHNPVQDSTPPTQLSPEQQAILSQLQAEMKQAPITLPQADRNGNIDGETRVNPDKPLYTPPTASTGQTARVEQIPPRPATPPTPPSKPAPSVTEAKPVLVQPPPIPRNSETSKPAEKPAESSQKWLVQCGAYRTSSQAEEVQATLAFQGIESNVRTSNSWHRVVLGPYSSRAAADKQQSRLKGSGMSCLILPVQG; encoded by the coding sequence ATGCTTAACTTACCTGTTAACCCGTCAGATCTGATACTCACTGTGGCACAACGAGACTATGTATCCCGCGGTAAACGTTCCGCTCCGGCGCGAACCCGCCGTAATAACAAAAAAGCCCGTAAGCCGTTGCCTGTTATGGCAATCGGTCTCGCCGTGCTGCTGATCGCTGGCCTTGCCGGTGGTCTGTATTATCTTAAGCATCGCTCCGCCGAACAAGCGCAGGCTCTGCAGCAACAGCCGCATAAAAACGGCCTGCCGGTCAAACCGGAAGAGCGCTGGAGCTATATTAAAGAGCTGGAAAACAAAGAAGTGGTGGTCACTGACCACAATCCGGTTCAAGACAGCACGCCACCAACCCAATTGAGCCCCGAGCAACAGGCGATTTTGAGCCAGTTGCAGGCCGAGATGAAGCAAGCACCAATCACCTTGCCGCAAGCGGATCGGAACGGCAATATCGATGGTGAAACGCGGGTGAATCCAGATAAACCGCTGTATACACCGCCAACGGCCAGCACAGGGCAAACCGCGCGCGTGGAGCAAATTCCACCCCGTCCGGCAACGCCACCGACACCGCCAAGCAAACCGGCGCCTAGCGTGACCGAAGCCAAACCGGTACTGGTGCAGCCGCCACCGATCCCGCGTAACAGCGAAACCAGCAAGCCGGCCGAAAAACCTGCCGAAAGCAGTCAGAAATGGCTGGTACAGTGCGGTGCCTACCGTACTTCATCGCAGGCCGAAGAAGTTCAGGCTACACTGGCTTTTCAGGGGATCGAAAGTAACGTGCGTACCAGCAACAGCTGGCATCGCGTGGTATTAGGGCCGTACAGCAGCCGTGCCGCGGCCGATAAACAGCAATCACGCCTTAAAGGCAGTGGTATGTCCTGTTTAATTCTTCCGGTCCAGGGTTGA
- the rraA gene encoding ribonuclease E activity regulator RraA — translation MKYDTSELCDIYLDQVDVVEPMFSSFGGRSSFGGKITTIKCFEDNALLRDVVEENGLGRVLLIDGGGSLRRALLDGELARRAAENEWEGMIIYGAVRQVDELEECDIGIQALASIPVGADSNGHGETDVPVNFGGVTFLPEDHVYADSTGIILSPEALDLE, via the coding sequence ATGAAATACGATACCTCCGAACTGTGCGATATCTATCTGGACCAAGTTGATGTGGTTGAGCCGATGTTCTCCAGCTTCGGCGGACGGAGTTCTTTTGGCGGCAAAATCACCACCATCAAATGCTTTGAAGACAATGCCTTGCTGCGTGATGTGGTGGAAGAGAACGGCCTTGGCCGGGTGCTGCTGATCGATGGCGGTGGTTCACTGCGTCGTGCACTGCTCGACGGCGAACTGGCGCGCCGCGCAGCCGAGAACGAATGGGAAGGCATGATCATTTATGGCGCGGTGCGTCAGGTTGATGAGCTGGAAGAGTGCGATATTGGCATTCAGGCGCTGGCCTCCATTCCGGTAGGCGCAGACAGCAACGGCCACGGTGAAACCGATGTGCCGGTCAACTTTGGCGGCGTGACCTTCTTACCGGAAGACCACGTGTACGCTGACAGCACCGGTATCATCCTGTCGCCAGAAGCGTTGGATCTGGAATAA
- the cytR gene encoding DNA-binding transcriptional regulator CytR: MATMKDVAQLAGVSTATVSRALMNPDKVSTATRQRVEKAVVEVGYSPNSLARNLRRNESKTIVVIVPDISDPFFADVIRGIEETATEEGYLVLLGDCAQQNARERSFVNLVFTKQADGMLLLSSNLPFDISKPEQKNLPPMVMANEFSPELELPTVHIDNLTAAFDAVHYLTQLGHKRVACIAGPSSMPLCSYRTQGYIQALRRAGIAVEERYMTYGNFTFEAGAQAVSQLMAQPSPPTAIFCQSDVMAIGALQQAKKLGFRVPQDLSIIGFDDIKFSEFCDPPLTTVSQPRYEIGRQSMTLLLNMLKGQDIGTSSRLLEAKLVVRASAAPPRR, encoded by the coding sequence ATGGCAACAATGAAGGACGTTGCCCAGCTTGCAGGTGTATCTACCGCCACGGTATCACGTGCGCTGATGAACCCGGATAAGGTTTCAACAGCGACCCGACAACGTGTTGAAAAAGCCGTGGTTGAGGTCGGTTACTCTCCGAACTCACTCGCCCGCAATCTGCGCCGCAACGAATCAAAAACGATCGTGGTGATCGTGCCGGATATCAGTGATCCCTTCTTTGCCGATGTGATCCGTGGTATCGAGGAAACCGCCACCGAAGAGGGCTATCTGGTATTACTGGGCGATTGTGCTCAGCAAAATGCCCGCGAGCGTTCTTTTGTCAATTTGGTGTTCACTAAGCAAGCCGATGGCATGCTGCTGTTGAGCTCCAACCTGCCGTTTGATATCAGCAAACCGGAGCAGAAGAACCTGCCACCGATGGTGATGGCCAATGAGTTCTCACCGGAGCTGGAGCTGCCGACCGTTCATATCGACAACCTGACCGCCGCCTTTGACGCCGTGCACTACCTGACTCAGTTAGGACACAAGCGTGTGGCCTGTATCGCCGGCCCAAGCAGCATGCCACTGTGCAGCTATCGCACCCAAGGCTACATTCAGGCACTACGCCGCGCCGGTATTGCGGTGGAAGAGCGTTACATGACCTACGGCAACTTCACCTTTGAAGCCGGTGCACAAGCGGTATCGCAACTGATGGCACAACCGTCGCCACCGACCGCGATTTTCTGCCAAAGCGATGTCATGGCGATTGGTGCCTTGCAGCAGGCGAAAAAACTGGGCTTTCGCGTACCACAGGATTTGTCGATCATCGGGTTCGATGACATCAAGTTCTCGGAGTTCTGCGATCCGCCACTGACTACCGTCAGCCAACCACGCTATGAAATTGGCCGTCAATCCATGACCTTACTGCTGAACATGCTCAAAGGTCAGGATATCGGTACTAGCTCGCGTCTGCTGGAGGCCAAGTTGGTGGTGCGTGCCAGTGCTGCGCCGCCACGTCGTTAA
- the zapB gene encoding cell division protein ZapB, whose product MSFEVFEKLEAKVQQAVDTIQLLQMEMEDLKEQNQALEQQVQQNAAEREAMLRENEQLRAEHQGWQERLRMLLGKMEEV is encoded by the coding sequence ATGTCTTTTGAAGTATTTGAGAAGCTGGAAGCCAAAGTACAACAAGCAGTAGATACCATCCAACTGCTGCAGATGGAAATGGAAGATCTGAAAGAACAGAACCAAGCACTGGAACAACAAGTGCAGCAGAATGCGGCAGAACGTGAAGCGATGCTGCGTGAAAATGAACAACTGCGCGCTGAGCATCAAGGCTGGCAAGAGCGCCTGCGCATGCTGCTGGGCAAAATGGAAGAAGTGTAA
- the priA gene encoding primosomal protein N', producing the protein MSDTLVRVALPVPLPRLFDYCLPHSWQAQARPGVRVRVPFGKRELIGVIDSLPDHTEIPLDQCKPVLAVLDQEPLWPTPMWDLLHWAASYYQHPLGDVFAQAMPVLLRQGHSAEPAAQTVWQLTDSGRLCTPEQLKRSPKQWQIIQALRHGALEKSALQAEGCSDSAFNALRQKGLIDQQLRQPELTDWRRSYPAAHASSTGVLSHNGAEPPLRLNTEQATAVAAINAQDGFSAWLLDGITGSGKTEVYLNVIERALSQGKQALVLVPEIGLTPQTISRFRQRFAVPVDVLHSALNDSERLAVWQRARCGESAIVIGTRSALFTPLARPGVLVIDEEHDASYKQQDGWRYHARDLAVMRAHAEQIPIILGSATPSLESLLNARQGKYHLLTLASRAGNARPAQQHVIDMRGQPVQAGLSAALLARMRQHLQKGNQVMLFLNRRGFSPALLCHECGWVAHCPRCERPYTFHQATRDLRCHQCDNQHPVPHQCPQCGSTQLVPVGVGTEQVEHTLEQLLPEFAISRIDRDSTRRKGALEQHLDDIRDGRSQILIGTQMLAKGHHFPDVTLVALLDVDGALFSADFRAAERFAQLYTQVAGRAGRAGKAGEVLLQTHQPEHPLLQTLLQSGYGAFAQQALLERQAAWLPPYTYHVLIRAEDHQSDPPAQLLTQLRTILEASPLLDSDFWLLGPAPALQSKRAGRFRWQLLLQHPSRRKLQQILAIARPAFEALPLARKVRWNIDVDPIEMI; encoded by the coding sequence ATGAGCGATACTCTAGTTCGCGTGGCCCTTCCTGTGCCACTGCCCCGCCTGTTTGATTACTGTTTGCCACACTCTTGGCAGGCGCAAGCTCGCCCTGGTGTACGGGTTCGGGTGCCGTTTGGCAAACGTGAGCTGATTGGTGTTATCGATAGTCTGCCGGATCACACCGAGATCCCGCTCGATCAATGCAAACCTGTGCTGGCCGTGCTGGATCAAGAGCCGCTGTGGCCAACCCCGATGTGGGATCTGCTGCACTGGGCCGCCAGCTACTATCAACATCCGCTGGGAGATGTGTTTGCCCAAGCAATGCCCGTTCTGCTGCGCCAAGGGCACAGCGCCGAGCCCGCCGCGCAAACCGTGTGGCAACTGACCGACAGCGGTCGCCTGTGCACACCTGAGCAGCTCAAACGCTCGCCCAAGCAATGGCAGATCATTCAGGCGCTGCGCCACGGTGCGTTGGAAAAAAGCGCCCTGCAGGCCGAAGGCTGTAGCGACAGCGCCTTTAATGCCCTGCGGCAAAAAGGCTTGATTGACCAGCAACTGCGCCAACCAGAGCTGACCGACTGGCGGCGTAGCTATCCCGCAGCGCACGCCAGTAGCACCGGCGTGCTGAGCCACAACGGCGCCGAGCCGCCGCTGCGCCTCAACACCGAGCAAGCCACGGCGGTTGCCGCCATCAATGCACAAGACGGTTTTTCCGCGTGGCTGCTCGATGGCATCACCGGCTCGGGGAAAACCGAAGTCTATCTGAATGTGATTGAGCGGGCGCTCAGCCAAGGCAAGCAAGCGCTGGTATTGGTGCCCGAAATTGGCCTGACACCGCAAACCATCAGCCGTTTTCGCCAGCGCTTTGCGGTACCAGTAGATGTGCTGCATTCCGCGCTCAATGACAGCGAACGCTTGGCCGTCTGGCAGCGGGCGCGCTGCGGTGAAAGTGCCATTGTCATCGGTACCCGCTCGGCGCTGTTCACCCCCTTAGCGCGCCCTGGGGTGCTGGTGATTGACGAAGAGCACGACGCGTCTTACAAGCAGCAAGATGGCTGGCGCTACCACGCCCGCGATCTGGCGGTGATGCGCGCCCATGCCGAGCAAATTCCGATTATCTTAGGCTCGGCCACCCCATCGCTGGAAAGTCTGCTTAATGCACGACAAGGGAAATACCACCTCTTAACGCTGGCCAGCCGCGCCGGTAATGCCCGCCCGGCACAGCAGCATGTGATAGATATGCGCGGTCAGCCGGTACAAGCGGGACTGTCCGCTGCCTTACTGGCGCGCATGCGTCAGCACTTGCAGAAGGGCAATCAGGTGATGCTGTTTCTCAACCGGCGTGGTTTCTCACCGGCGCTGCTGTGCCATGAGTGCGGTTGGGTTGCCCACTGTCCGCGCTGTGAGCGTCCGTATACTTTCCATCAGGCCACCCGCGACCTGCGCTGTCACCAGTGTGATAACCAGCATCCGGTGCCGCACCAATGTCCGCAGTGTGGCTCCACACAGCTGGTGCCGGTCGGCGTTGGCACCGAGCAGGTCGAACACACCCTAGAGCAATTGCTGCCGGAATTTGCCATCAGCCGGATTGATCGCGACAGCACCCGCCGTAAAGGCGCGCTGGAGCAACATCTGGACGATATCCGCGACGGGCGCAGCCAAATCTTGATCGGCACCCAGATGCTGGCCAAAGGCCACCACTTTCCCGATGTCACGCTGGTTGCCTTGCTGGATGTGGATGGCGCGCTGTTCTCCGCCGATTTTCGCGCCGCTGAGCGCTTTGCTCAGCTGTATACGCAGGTAGCGGGTCGTGCCGGTCGTGCCGGTAAAGCCGGTGAAGTGTTACTGCAAACCCACCAGCCTGAGCACCCATTGCTGCAAACCTTGCTACAAAGCGGCTATGGCGCCTTCGCCCAGCAAGCTCTGCTCGAGCGCCAAGCGGCGTGGTTACCACCTTATACTTACCATGTATTGATCCGCGCCGAAGATCACCAAAGCGATCCGCCCGCCCAGCTGCTGACGCAACTGCGTACCATCCTCGAAGCCAGCCCCTTGCTGGACAGCGATTTTTGGCTACTGGGGCCTGCTCCAGCACTGCAAAGCAAACGCGCGGGACGCTTTCGTTGGCAACTGCTGTTACAGCACCCATCGCGGCGTAAATTGCAGCAGATCTTGGCGATCGCCAGACCCGCCTTTGAAGCATTACCGCTAGCGCGCAAAGTGCGCTGGAACATCGATGTCGATCCGATTGAGATGATCTAA
- a CDS encoding 1,4-dihydroxy-2-naphthoate polyprenyltransferase: MSNSKFAIWLEAARPRTLPLALASIVTGAAVAMWQGRFHAGITVLALLTATLLQILSNLANDYGDAVKGTDKDRVGPRRAVQSGLITPQAMKRAMLLVLLLTLLSGGVLILLACQKPEDILGFLVMGVLAIVAAITYTVGNKPYGYMGLGDISVLIFFGLLGVGGTYYLQTGHFEAMVLLPALGCGLLATAVLNLNNLRDIDTDRQCGKNTLAVRMGPLWGRRYHLLLLGGALLSLALYAALAVHTAVIWLFLLASPLLLRHGVAVWKEPNGAALRPLLEQVVKGALLTNVLFAAGLVLS; encoded by the coding sequence ATGAGTAACTCTAAATTTGCCATCTGGCTGGAAGCCGCCCGACCGCGTACGCTGCCGCTGGCCCTGGCCTCCATTGTCACCGGCGCTGCGGTTGCTATGTGGCAAGGACGCTTCCATGCAGGGATCACAGTACTGGCACTGCTGACTGCGACTCTGCTGCAAATTCTTTCTAATCTCGCCAATGACTATGGCGATGCCGTCAAGGGAACTGACAAGGACAGAGTCGGCCCACGACGTGCGGTACAAAGTGGCTTGATCACGCCGCAGGCCATGAAACGGGCCATGCTGCTGGTACTGCTGCTGACTTTACTGAGCGGTGGGGTGTTGATCCTGCTAGCCTGCCAAAAGCCGGAAGATATTCTCGGATTTCTGGTGATGGGCGTGCTGGCGATCGTGGCTGCCATTACCTATACCGTGGGTAACAAGCCGTACGGTTATATGGGGCTCGGTGATATTTCGGTACTGATTTTCTTTGGCCTGCTCGGCGTGGGCGGCACCTACTATCTGCAAACCGGCCACTTTGAAGCCATGGTGCTGCTGCCAGCGCTCGGCTGTGGTCTGCTGGCTACAGCGGTGCTGAACCTCAACAACCTGCGTGACATCGATACCGATCGTCAGTGTGGCAAAAACACCCTGGCCGTGCGCATGGGGCCACTGTGGGGCCGTCGCTACCATCTGCTGCTGTTAGGTGGCGCGCTGCTGAGCTTGGCGCTGTACGCGGCCTTGGCAGTGCATACGGCGGTGATCTGGCTGTTCCTGCTGGCTAGCCCGCTGCTGCTGCGTCACGGTGTGGCAGTGTGGAAAGAGCCCAATGGCGCTGCGCTGCGTCCTTTGCTGGAGCAAGTGGTGAAAGGCGCGCTGCTGACCAACGTGCTGTTTGCCGCCGGACTGGTACTCAGCTGA
- the hslU gene encoding HslU--HslV peptidase ATPase subunit produces MSEMTPREIVHELDRHIIGQDKAKRAVAIALRNRWRRMQLPDALRHEVTPKNILMIGPTGVGKTEIARRLAKLANAPFIKVEATKFTEVGYVGKEVDSIIRDLTDAAVKMVRLQSIEKNRFRAEELAEDRILDALLPPARDQWGQTEKTDEQSHTRQIFRKKLREGQLNDKEIEIEISAAGNVGVEIMSPPGMEEMTNQLQSMFQNLAGQQKKKRKLKVAEAMKLLIEEEAAKLVNPEELKEQAIHAVEQNGIVFIDEIDKICKRGESSGPDVSREGVQRDLLPLVEGCTVSTKHGMVNTDHILFIASGAFQVARPSDLLPELQGRLPIRVELEALTTGDFERILSEPSASLTEQYKALLATEGLNVTFTDEGIRRLAEAAFQVNERTENIGARRLHTVMERLFEEVSFEASERQDKTLTVDADYVSKYLGELVEDEDLSRFIL; encoded by the coding sequence ATGTCTGAAATGACTCCTCGCGAAATTGTCCACGAACTTGATCGCCACATTATCGGTCAGGACAAAGCCAAACGTGCCGTCGCCATCGCTCTGCGTAACCGCTGGCGTCGTATGCAGCTGCCTGATGCGCTGCGCCATGAAGTTACCCCAAAAAATATTCTGATGATTGGCCCAACCGGGGTCGGTAAAACCGAAATTGCCCGTCGTCTGGCCAAACTGGCTAACGCGCCGTTCATCAAAGTTGAAGCCACCAAGTTCACCGAAGTGGGCTATGTGGGTAAAGAAGTGGACTCCATCATCCGCGATCTGACTGATGCCGCGGTGAAGATGGTGCGTCTGCAATCTATCGAGAAAAACCGCTTCCGCGCGGAAGAGCTGGCCGAAGACCGCATTCTCGATGCACTGCTGCCGCCAGCGCGCGATCAGTGGGGCCAGACCGAAAAGACTGACGAGCAATCACATACCCGTCAGATTTTCCGCAAGAAACTGCGTGAAGGTCAGCTGAACGATAAAGAGATCGAAATCGAAATCTCTGCCGCCGGTAACGTAGGCGTGGAAATCATGTCCCCACCGGGCATGGAAGAGATGACCAACCAGCTGCAATCGATGTTCCAGAATCTGGCCGGTCAGCAGAAGAAAAAGCGTAAGCTGAAAGTTGCCGAAGCGATGAAGCTGCTGATTGAAGAAGAAGCGGCCAAGCTGGTGAACCCAGAAGAACTGAAAGAGCAGGCTATCCACGCGGTTGAGCAAAACGGCATTGTGTTTATCGATGAGATTGACAAGATCTGTAAGCGCGGCGAAAGCTCTGGTCCTGATGTGTCCCGTGAAGGGGTGCAGCGTGACCTGCTGCCATTGGTCGAAGGTTGTACCGTCTCCACCAAGCATGGCATGGTGAACACTGACCACATCCTGTTCATCGCCTCCGGTGCCTTCCAAGTTGCACGTCCATCGGATCTGCTGCCAGAGTTGCAAGGTCGTCTGCCAATCCGCGTTGAGCTGGAAGCGCTGACTACCGGTGATTTCGAGCGTATTTTGTCCGAGCCAAGCGCTTCCCTGACCGAGCAGTACAAAGCACTGCTGGCCACCGAAGGGCTGAACGTGACGTTTACCGATGAAGGGATCCGCCGTCTGGCCGAAGCCGCGTTCCAAGTTAACGAGCGTACCGAGAACATCGGTGCTCGCCGTCTGCACACCGTGATGGAGCGTCTGTTCGAGGAAGTGTCCTTTGAAGCCAGCGAGCGTCAAGACAAGACACTGACCGTCGATGCCGATTACGTCAGTAAGTACTTGGGCGAGCTGGTCGAAGACGAAGACTTGAGCCGCTTTATCCTGTAA
- a CDS encoding MIP/aquaporin family protein: MSTTTQPSLTGQCIAEFIGTGLLIFFGLGCVAAANLAGAALSLWEISIIWGVGVAMAIYLTAGVSGAHLNPAVTIALWLFACFERKRVLPYILAQVAGAFAAAALVYFLYGNLFAEYETAHNIVRGSAESLKTAGVFSTYPHAAISVGHAFVVEMVITAVLMALIMALTDDGNGLPRGPMAPLLIGLVIAVIGGAMGPLTGFAMNPARDFGPKLLAFLAGWGDMALTGGRDIPYFLVPIVAPIVGACLGAAGYRAMIGRNLPCNTCRLSDEDESAQTKQA; this comes from the coding sequence ATGAGCACAACGACCCAGCCCTCATTGACCGGGCAGTGTATCGCGGAATTTATCGGCACCGGCCTGTTAATCTTTTTCGGCCTCGGCTGTGTGGCTGCGGCCAATCTGGCCGGTGCAGCCTTAAGCCTATGGGAAATCAGTATCATCTGGGGTGTCGGGGTTGCGATGGCAATTTACCTGACCGCCGGAGTTTCCGGTGCCCACTTAAATCCAGCGGTCACTATCGCCCTGTGGCTGTTTGCCTGTTTTGAACGCAAACGTGTGCTGCCATACATCCTCGCCCAAGTGGCGGGCGCGTTCGCCGCGGCTGCACTGGTGTACTTCCTGTATGGTAATCTGTTCGCTGAATATGAAACTGCGCACAATATCGTGCGTGGTAGCGCCGAAAGCCTGAAAACTGCCGGAGTCTTCTCTACCTATCCACATGCGGCCATTTCTGTTGGCCATGCCTTTGTGGTGGAGATGGTGATCACTGCGGTGCTGATGGCCCTGATCATGGCGCTGACCGATGATGGTAACGGTCTGCCACGTGGCCCAATGGCTCCACTACTGATTGGTTTGGTGATTGCCGTAATCGGTGGCGCAATGGGTCCACTGACTGGCTTTGCGATGAACCCAGCGCGTGACTTTGGTCCGAAACTGCTGGCGTTCTTGGCGGGTTGGGGCGACATGGCCTTAACCGGCGGACGTGATATCCCTTATTTCCTGGTGCCAATTGTGGCGCCGATTGTCGGTGCCTGCCTGGGTGCTGCGGGCTACCGCGCCATGATTGGTCGCAACCTGCCATGCAATACCTGCCGCCTGTCTGATGAAGACGAAAGCGCGCAAACCAAGCAAGCCTGA
- the metB gene encoding cystathionine gamma-synthase yields MSKHYQPATAAIRSGLNNDDQFGCVVPPIHLSSTYNFTGFNQPRVHDYSRRGNPSRDVVQQALAELEGGVGAVMTASGMAAIHLVCTLLLRPGDVLVAPHDCYGGSYRLFASQHQRGAYRVIFVDQADPEALAAALAEKPKLVLVETPSNPLLRVVDIAQICQQAHAVGALVVADNTFMTPLGQQPLALGADLVVHSCTKYLNGHSDVVAGCVIAADPALYTELAWWGNNIGVTGSAFDSYLLLRGLRTLAPRMRQHQENADALVEYLRQQPLVSRLYHPSLPENPGHAIACRQQQRFGAMLSFELAGDVADFVAQLQLFTLAESLGGVESLISHAATMTHAGMAPEARRTAGICDQLLRISVGIEDAQDLIADLEQAFRVVAER; encoded by the coding sequence ATGAGCAAACACTACCAACCGGCCACCGCCGCCATTCGTAGCGGGCTGAATAACGATGATCAGTTCGGCTGCGTGGTGCCGCCGATCCACTTGTCATCCACCTACAATTTTACCGGATTCAACCAGCCGCGGGTACACGATTATTCACGGCGCGGTAACCCCAGCCGCGATGTGGTGCAGCAGGCGCTGGCTGAGCTCGAAGGCGGTGTGGGCGCGGTGATGACCGCCAGCGGCATGGCGGCCATCCACTTAGTTTGCACGTTACTGCTGCGCCCGGGTGATGTGCTGGTTGCTCCGCATGATTGCTATGGCGGCAGCTACCGGCTGTTTGCCAGCCAGCATCAGCGCGGCGCGTATCGCGTGATTTTTGTCGACCAAGCGGATCCCGAGGCGCTGGCCGCGGCATTGGCCGAAAAACCGAAACTGGTATTGGTGGAAACACCGAGCAATCCGCTGCTGCGGGTGGTGGATATCGCCCAGATCTGTCAGCAAGCTCATGCCGTAGGGGCGCTGGTGGTGGCGGATAACACCTTTATGACTCCGCTGGGCCAACAGCCTTTGGCGTTGGGCGCCGATTTGGTGGTGCACTCGTGTACCAAATACCTCAATGGGCACTCCGATGTGGTGGCTGGATGCGTGATCGCGGCCGATCCGGCGCTGTATACCGAACTGGCGTGGTGGGGCAACAATATCGGTGTCACCGGTTCGGCGTTTGACAGCTACCTATTACTGCGCGGTTTGCGCACCTTGGCGCCGCGTATGCGCCAGCACCAAGAAAATGCCGATGCGTTGGTGGAATATTTGCGTCAACAGCCGTTGGTGAGTCGTTTATATCATCCTTCTTTACCCGAAAATCCAGGCCATGCAATTGCTTGCCGGCAGCAGCAGCGTTTTGGCGCCATGCTGAGCTTTGAATTGGCAGGGGATGTGGCCGATTTTGTGGCACAATTGCAGCTGTTTACTCTGGCAGAGTCACTGGGCGGTGTGGAGAGTCTGATTTCCCATGCGGCGACCATGACCCATGCCGGGATGGCGCCGGAAGCGCGCCGTACTGCGGGGATCTGCGATCAGTTGCTACGCATTTCCGTGGGCATTGAGGATGCACAAGATTTAATTGCCGATCTGGAGCAGGCGTTCCGGGTCGTGGCGGAGAGGTAA
- the hslV gene encoding ATP-dependent protease subunit HslV: protein MTTIVSVRRNGKVVIGGDGQVSLGNTVMKANARKVRRLYNDQVIAGFAGGTADAFTLFERFERQLEMHQGNLVKAAVELAKDWRSDRALRKLEALLAVADENASLIITGNGDVVQPENDLIAIGSGGPFAQSAARALLENTDLSAHEIVEKALTIAGDICVYTNQHKTIEELPSKS from the coding sequence GTGACAACCATCGTAAGTGTGCGCCGTAACGGCAAAGTAGTAATTGGTGGTGATGGACAGGTTTCTCTGGGCAACACCGTAATGAAAGCCAACGCCCGTAAGGTGCGCCGTCTGTATAACGATCAGGTGATTGCCGGTTTCGCCGGTGGTACCGCCGATGCTTTCACTCTGTTTGAGCGCTTTGAGCGCCAGCTGGAAATGCATCAAGGTAATCTGGTCAAGGCGGCGGTTGAACTGGCCAAAGACTGGCGCTCCGACCGCGCACTGCGCAAGCTAGAAGCCTTGCTGGCAGTGGCCGATGAGAATGCCTCGCTGATCATCACCGGTAACGGTGACGTGGTTCAGCCAGAAAATGATCTGATTGCGATCGGCTCCGGTGGCCCATTCGCGCAATCTGCTGCACGCGCTCTGCTGGAAAATACCGATCTGTCCGCCCACGAAATCGTGGAAAAAGCGCTGACTATCGCCGGTGACATCTGTGTGTACACCAACCAGCACAAAACCATCGAAGAACTGCCAAGTAAGAGCTAA
- the metJ gene encoding met regulon transcriptional regulator MetJ yields MAKWNGEYISPYAEHGKKSEQVKKITVSIPLKVLKILTDERTRRQVNNLRHATNSELLCEAFLHAFTGQPLPTDDDLGKERHDEIPVEAKELMRQMGINPDEWEY; encoded by the coding sequence ATGGCTAAGTGGAACGGCGAATACATCAGCCCTTATGCAGAACATGGTAAAAAAAGCGAACAAGTAAAGAAAATTACCGTGTCGATCCCGCTTAAAGTCCTGAAAATTCTGACCGATGAGCGCACCCGCCGTCAGGTCAACAACCTGCGTCATGCCACCAACAGCGAGCTGCTGTGTGAGGCCTTTTTGCACGCCTTTACCGGTCAGCCGTTGCCGACCGATGATGATCTGGGCAAAGAGCGCCATGACGAGATCCCCGTCGAGGCTAAAGAGCTGATGCGTCAGATGGGGATCAACCCCGATGAGTGGGAATATTAA